One Streptomyces coeruleorubidus DNA segment encodes these proteins:
- a CDS encoding endonuclease/exonuclease/phosphatase family protein, which produces MRIVTWNLWWRFGPWQARQKAILTALRELRPDVVGLQEVWAADGENLAEWLAGELGLHCAWAPSPAPERWRRRIGDPTVDIGNAVLSRWPVVDRDVLPLPAPADVNDGRLALYARLAGPAHEIPFFTAHFASAPDASAVRCGQVAALAGFVARRRGDTPFPPVVTGDLNAWPDSDEIRLLGGYKTAPAVPRQVLLDAWEYADPAAPSATWDAANPYVAQTHEPSVRIDYIHVGLPGPGGLGRVRDVRRACHGPVDGVWPSDHAAVVADLAEGPDPDRG; this is translated from the coding sequence ATGCGGATCGTGACCTGGAACCTGTGGTGGCGCTTCGGGCCCTGGCAGGCACGGCAGAAGGCGATTCTCACGGCCCTGAGGGAGCTGCGCCCCGACGTCGTCGGCCTCCAGGAGGTGTGGGCCGCCGACGGCGAGAACCTCGCCGAGTGGCTGGCCGGTGAGCTGGGCCTGCACTGCGCCTGGGCCCCCTCGCCCGCCCCGGAGCGCTGGCGGCGGCGGATCGGGGATCCCACCGTGGACATAGGCAACGCCGTGCTCAGCAGATGGCCGGTCGTGGACCGGGACGTGCTGCCGCTGCCCGCCCCGGCCGACGTGAACGACGGCCGGCTGGCCCTCTACGCCCGCCTGGCCGGCCCCGCCCACGAAATCCCCTTCTTCACCGCCCACTTCGCCTCCGCCCCGGACGCCTCCGCGGTCCGCTGCGGCCAGGTCGCCGCGCTCGCAGGGTTCGTCGCCCGGCGCCGCGGCGACACCCCGTTCCCGCCCGTCGTCACCGGCGACCTCAACGCCTGGCCCGACTCCGACGAGATCCGCCTCCTCGGCGGCTACAAGACCGCCCCGGCCGTCCCCCGCCAGGTCCTCCTCGACGCCTGGGAGTACGCCGACCCGGCCGCCCCCTCCGCCACCTGGGACGCGGCCAACCCCTACGTGGCGCAGACCCACGAGCCGAGCGTGCGCATCGACTACATCCACGTGGGCCTACCCGGCCCCGGCGGACTCGGCCGCGTACGGGACGTCCGGCGGGCGTGCCACGGCCCGGTGGACGGGGTGTGGCCCTCCGACCACGCGGCGGTCGTGGCCGACCTGGCGGAGGGGCCGGACCCCGACCGGGGCTGA
- a CDS encoding nitroreductase/quinone reductase family protein, with product MSRLTDLRFRAATSFQRRINPLMRRLPLQTVLETKGRVSGLPRRTPVGGRRVGDSFWLVSEFGERSQYVRNIKADPRVRVRIRGRWHTGTARLLPDDDPVARLRRLPRFNGLGVRAFGTDLLTVRVDLAD from the coding sequence ATGTCCCGCCTCACCGACCTGAGGTTCCGCGCCGCCACGTCCTTCCAGCGCCGCATCAACCCGCTCATGCGCCGCCTCCCCCTCCAGACGGTCCTGGAGACGAAGGGCCGCGTCTCGGGCCTGCCCCGCCGCACACCGGTGGGCGGCCGCCGCGTCGGCGACTCCTTCTGGCTGGTGTCGGAGTTCGGCGAACGGTCGCAGTACGTGCGCAACATCAAGGCCGATCCGCGGGTGCGGGTGCGGATCCGGGGGCGCTGGCACACGGGGACCGCGCGCCTGCTCCCGGACGACGATCCCGTGGCGCGGCTGCGCCGGCTGCCCAGGTTCAACGGCCTTGGGGTGCGGGCGTTCGGGACGGATCTGCTGACGGTGCGGGTGGATCTGGCGGACTGA
- a CDS encoding aldehyde dehydrogenase family protein yields the protein MTARQALFVGGSWVEPDGGHYEVIDPATEQTVGWAPEASRDQVRAACAAAREAFGPWSATPPEERAAVLARAADIIRDRLVPYAELARAETGATTGTARGMQVAVAAARFRRYARVEPAEWAIPPQINEAGPMGRAAVMGALAVRQPVGVVTCVTSYNNPWANPAGKIAPALAMGNTVVVKPAPQDPLSVYRMAQALEAAGVPPGVVNVVSGARTEVGEAAVASPDVDMVSFTGSTAVGQRIAEVCGRDMKRQLMELGGKGAAIVLDDADIGSAVAGIGTTFSFYSGQICTAPTRVLAQRGIHDRLVGQLAEYARRLKVGDPREPDTVVGPVISAAHRDRVESYVELGRKEGAVAVTGGERPGLPTGFYVTPTLLADCTNDMRVAREEIFGPVVVVIPFDDEEEGVALANDTDYGLIDYVWSSDVARAFRVARRLRAGGVGINTVGRNMEAPFGGFKKSGVGRDVGSYALHAYSEVQAVVWPG from the coding sequence GTGACGGCACGGCAGGCGTTGTTCGTCGGCGGCTCCTGGGTGGAGCCGGACGGCGGGCACTACGAGGTGATCGACCCGGCGACCGAGCAGACCGTCGGGTGGGCGCCGGAGGCCTCGCGGGATCAGGTGCGCGCGGCCTGCGCCGCGGCCCGCGAGGCCTTCGGGCCGTGGTCGGCCACGCCTCCGGAGGAGCGGGCCGCGGTCCTCGCCCGCGCCGCGGACATCATCCGGGACCGTCTCGTGCCGTACGCCGAGCTGGCCCGGGCGGAGACCGGCGCGACCACGGGTACCGCACGCGGCATGCAGGTCGCGGTCGCCGCCGCCCGCTTCCGGCGCTACGCGCGTGTGGAGCCCGCCGAGTGGGCGATCCCGCCGCAGATCAACGAGGCGGGACCGATGGGGAGGGCGGCCGTCATGGGCGCGCTCGCCGTCCGCCAGCCCGTCGGGGTGGTCACCTGCGTCACCTCGTACAACAACCCCTGGGCCAACCCGGCCGGCAAGATCGCCCCCGCCCTGGCCATGGGCAACACGGTCGTGGTGAAGCCGGCACCCCAGGATCCGCTGTCGGTGTACCGGATGGCTCAGGCGCTGGAGGCCGCCGGTGTGCCGCCGGGCGTGGTGAACGTGGTCAGCGGCGCACGGACCGAGGTCGGTGAGGCGGCCGTGGCGTCGCCGGACGTCGACATGGTCAGCTTCACCGGCTCCACGGCGGTCGGGCAGCGCATCGCCGAGGTGTGCGGCCGCGACATGAAGCGGCAGTTGATGGAGCTGGGCGGGAAGGGCGCGGCGATCGTCCTCGACGACGCCGACATCGGCTCGGCGGTCGCCGGGATCGGCACCACCTTCTCCTTCTACAGCGGCCAGATCTGCACGGCACCGACCCGGGTGCTGGCGCAGCGCGGGATCCACGACCGCCTGGTCGGGCAACTGGCCGAATATGCACGCCGGTTGAAGGTGGGGGATCCCCGGGAGCCGGACACGGTGGTCGGGCCGGTGATCTCGGCGGCACACCGCGACCGGGTCGAGTCGTACGTCGAACTGGGCCGCAAGGAAGGCGCGGTGGCCGTCACGGGCGGCGAACGCCCCGGCCTGCCGACCGGCTTCTACGTCACCCCCACCCTCCTCGCCGACTGCACCAACGACATGCGCGTGGCCCGCGAGGAGATCTTCGGCCCGGTCGTGGTCGTCATCCCCTTCGACGACGAGGAGGAGGGCGTGGCCCTGGCCAACGACACCGACTACGGCCTCATCGACTACGTCTGGTCGTCCGACGTGGCCAGGGCCTTCCGCGTGGCCCGCCGCCTGCGCGCCGGCGGCGTCGGCATCAACACCGTGGGCCGCAACATGGAGGCCCCCTTCGGCGGCTTCAAGAAGAGCGGTGTCGGCCGGGACGTCGGCTCGTACGCCCTGCACGCGTACAGCGAGGTACAGGCGGTCGTCTGGCCGGGGTGA
- a CDS encoding N-acyl-D-amino-acid deacylase family protein, which yields MLDHVIQGATVVDGTGAPAYTADVGIRDGRIAVVGTITEQALSVEDAHGLVLTPGFVDPHTHYDAQLFWDPYATPSLNHGVTTVAGGNCGFTLAPLNPDRPEDADYTRRMMSKVEGMSLVALEEGAPWNWHSFGEYLDALEGRIAVNAGFMVGHCALRRYVMGPQAIGGQPTGEQLAAMTGLLREAMDAGAWGLSTTQSTSHSDGDGQPVASRHAEPAELLALARAVGEHEGTQIEAIVAGCLDQFSDAEIDLFVEMSAAAGRPLNWNVLTIDAAVPERVPRQLLASEQARKAGGRVVALTMPILTPMNMSLGTFCALNLIPGWGPILGLPVPERIEKLRDPDVRAEMLRRARSKEAGVFRRLANFGRYVIGDTYSEANAGLTGRVVEDIAEERGQEPFACLVEICAHDELRTVLWPMPPDNDPASWALRAQTWQHEDVLLGGSDAGAHLDRMCGAPYTTRFLGDCLRGRKLLALEQAVKMLTDDPARLFGLRERGRVREGWHADLVLFDPERIDAGPATLVHDLPGDSPRLDSRALGVRAVWVNGVEAIRDDVVTGAVPGRVLRSGRDTATVSTR from the coding sequence ATGCTCGATCACGTAATCCAGGGCGCGACCGTCGTGGACGGGACCGGTGCGCCTGCCTACACCGCCGACGTCGGCATACGGGACGGGCGTATAGCCGTCGTAGGGACGATCACCGAGCAAGCCCTGTCGGTCGAGGACGCGCACGGCCTCGTCCTCACCCCCGGCTTCGTAGACCCCCACACCCACTACGACGCCCAGCTCTTCTGGGACCCGTACGCCACGCCCTCCCTGAACCACGGGGTCACCACCGTCGCCGGCGGGAACTGCGGTTTCACACTCGCGCCGCTGAACCCGGACCGCCCGGAGGACGCCGACTACACGCGGCGGATGATGTCGAAGGTCGAGGGCATGTCGCTGGTGGCGCTGGAGGAGGGGGCGCCCTGGAACTGGCATTCCTTCGGGGAGTACCTGGACGCCCTGGAGGGGCGGATCGCCGTCAACGCCGGGTTCATGGTGGGGCACTGTGCGCTGCGGCGGTACGTGATGGGACCGCAGGCCATCGGCGGGCAGCCGACCGGGGAGCAACTGGCGGCGATGACCGGGCTGTTGCGGGAGGCCATGGACGCCGGGGCCTGGGGGTTGTCCACCACCCAGTCGACCAGTCACTCCGACGGCGATGGACAGCCGGTCGCCTCCCGGCATGCCGAACCGGCCGAGCTGCTGGCGCTGGCGCGGGCCGTCGGCGAGCACGAGGGCACGCAGATCGAGGCGATCGTCGCGGGCTGTCTCGATCAGTTCAGCGACGCGGAGATCGACCTGTTCGTCGAGATGAGCGCGGCGGCGGGGCGGCCGCTGAACTGGAACGTCCTGACCATCGACGCGGCCGTGCCCGAGCGGGTGCCCCGGCAGCTCCTGGCGAGCGAGCAGGCGCGCAAGGCGGGCGGCCGGGTCGTGGCCCTGACCATGCCGATCCTCACGCCCATGAACATGTCGCTGGGGACTTTCTGTGCGCTGAACCTCATCCCCGGGTGGGGGCCGATTCTCGGGCTGCCCGTGCCCGAGCGGATCGAGAAGCTGCGCGACCCGGACGTACGGGCCGAGATGCTGCGGCGGGCCCGGTCCAAGGAGGCGGGCGTCTTCCGGAGGCTGGCGAACTTCGGGCGGTACGTCATCGGCGACACCTACAGCGAGGCGAACGCCGGGCTGACGGGGCGCGTGGTCGAGGACATCGCCGAGGAGCGCGGCCAGGAGCCCTTCGCGTGCCTGGTGGAGATCTGCGCCCACGACGAGCTGCGCACGGTGCTGTGGCCGATGCCGCCCGACAACGACCCGGCGTCCTGGGCGCTGCGGGCGCAGACCTGGCAGCACGAGGACGTGCTGCTCGGCGGGTCCGACGCGGGTGCCCATCTGGACCGGATGTGCGGGGCGCCGTACACGACCCGGTTCCTCGGGGACTGTCTGCGCGGCCGGAAGCTCCTCGCTCTGGAGCAGGCCGTGAAGATGCTGACCGACGACCCGGCCCGGCTCTTCGGCCTGCGGGAGCGGGGGCGGGTGCGGGAGGGCTGGCATGCGGACCTCGTCCTGTTCGACCCGGAGCGGATCGACGCGGGCCCGGCCACCCTGGTGCACGACCTGCCGGGTGACAGCCCGCGGCTGGACTCCCGGGCGCTCGGTGTACGGGCCGTGTGGGTCAACGGGGTCGAGGCGATCCGCGACGACGTGGTGACGGGTGCCGTGCCGGGGCGTGTGCTGCGGTCGGGACGGGACACGGCGACGGTGAGCACGAGGTGA
- a CDS encoding LLM class flavin-dependent oxidoreductase, which produces MEFGVFVQGYVGKRAETDPLAEHKALMEETEYVIQADKSGFKYAWASEHHFLDEYSHLSANDVFLGYLAHATERIHLGSGIFNPLAPVNHPVKVAEKVAMLDHLSEGRFEFGSGRGAGSHEILGFMPGVTDMNHTKEIWEETIAEFPKMWLQDEYVGFQGKHWSLPPRKVLPKPYGGSHPAMWYAAGSPPSYAMAAKKGLGVLGFSVQKVSDMEWVLEQYKTAIVDAEPVGDFVNDNVMVTTTAICAPTHEEAVRIAANGQLHYLPSLVFRYHDTFPRPEGFPVWPETLPEYTEEFVEVLIEEELLICGDPDEVLTQCKRWEQAGADQLSFGLPVGVPKDETLQTIRLVGEHVVPKIDTDPVHRTSRFRQSA; this is translated from the coding sequence TTGGAATTCGGAGTCTTCGTACAGGGATACGTGGGCAAACGGGCCGAGACCGACCCGCTCGCCGAGCACAAGGCGCTGATGGAGGAGACCGAGTACGTCATCCAGGCGGACAAGTCGGGCTTCAAGTACGCCTGGGCCTCCGAGCACCACTTCCTGGATGAGTACTCGCACCTCTCCGCCAACGACGTCTTCCTCGGGTACCTGGCACACGCCACGGAGCGGATCCACCTGGGCTCGGGCATCTTCAACCCGCTCGCCCCGGTCAACCACCCCGTGAAGGTCGCCGAGAAGGTCGCCATGCTCGACCATCTCAGCGAGGGGCGGTTCGAGTTCGGCAGCGGGCGGGGTGCCGGGTCGCACGAGATCCTGGGCTTCATGCCTGGGGTGACCGACATGAACCACACCAAGGAGATCTGGGAAGAGACCATCGCCGAGTTCCCCAAGATGTGGCTCCAGGACGAGTACGTCGGCTTCCAGGGCAAACACTGGTCGCTGCCGCCGAGGAAGGTCCTGCCGAAGCCGTACGGCGGCTCGCACCCGGCGATGTGGTACGCGGCCGGGTCGCCGCCGTCGTACGCCATGGCCGCGAAGAAGGGGCTCGGCGTGCTCGGCTTCAGCGTGCAGAAGGTCTCCGACATGGAGTGGGTGCTGGAGCAGTACAAGACGGCGATCGTGGATGCCGAGCCGGTCGGTGACTTCGTCAACGACAACGTGATGGTGACGACCACGGCGATCTGTGCGCCGACGCATGAGGAGGCGGTGCGGATCGCGGCGAACGGGCAGCTGCACTATCTGCCGTCGCTGGTGTTCCGGTACCACGACACGTTCCCGCGGCCCGAGGGGTTTCCGGTGTGGCCGGAAACGCTGCCGGAGTACACCGAGGAGTTCGTGGAGGTCCTCATCGAGGAGGAGCTGCTGATCTGCGGGGATCCGGACGAAGTGCTCACGCAGTGCAAGCGGTGGGAGCAGGCGGGGGCGGACCAGTTGAGTTTCGGGCTGCCGGTGGGGGTGCCGAAGGACGAGACCCTGCAGACGATCCGGCTGGTCGGGGAGCACGTGGTTCCGAAGATCGATACGGATCCTGTGCATCGGACGTCCCGTTTCCGGCAGAGCGCGTAA
- a CDS encoding SDR family NAD(P)-dependent oxidoreductase: protein MGKLDGRVVIITGAARGQGEQEARLFAAEGARVVVADVLDEQGEALAKEIGARYVHLDVGREGDWQTAVAAARDAYGQVDGLVNNAGILRFSSLLDTPLDEFMQVVQVNQVGCFLGIRAVAPEMSDGGTIVNTASYTGLTGMAAVGAYAASKHAVVGLTRVAALELAGRGIRVNAVCPGAIDTAMSNPARLDPDADPEETARGLDRLYRKLVPLGRVGRPEEVARLALFLSCEESSYITGQPFVIDGGWLAGVSVV, encoded by the coding sequence ATGGGCAAGCTCGACGGACGGGTCGTCATCATCACCGGCGCAGCGCGCGGCCAGGGCGAGCAGGAGGCCAGGCTGTTCGCGGCCGAGGGTGCCCGGGTGGTCGTGGCGGACGTCCTCGACGAGCAGGGCGAGGCCCTCGCGAAGGAGATCGGCGCCCGGTACGTCCATCTCGACGTCGGCCGGGAGGGCGACTGGCAGACGGCCGTCGCCGCCGCCAGGGACGCCTACGGCCAGGTCGACGGGCTCGTCAACAACGCCGGCATCCTGCGCTTCAGCTCCCTCCTCGACACGCCCCTCGACGAGTTCATGCAGGTCGTCCAGGTCAACCAGGTGGGCTGCTTCCTCGGTATCAGGGCCGTCGCCCCCGAGATGTCCGACGGCGGCACGATCGTCAACACCGCCTCGTACACCGGCCTGACCGGGATGGCGGCGGTGGGTGCCTACGCGGCCAGCAAGCACGCCGTGGTCGGTCTGACCCGGGTCGCCGCGCTGGAGCTGGCCGGGCGGGGGATACGCGTCAACGCCGTCTGCCCCGGCGCCATCGACACCGCGATGTCCAACCCGGCCCGGCTGGACCCGGACGCCGACCCGGAGGAGACGGCCAGGGGGCTCGACCGGCTGTACCGCAAGCTCGTGCCGCTGGGGCGGGTCGGCCGGCCGGAGGAGGTGGCGCGGCTCGCCCTGTTCCTGTCGTGCGAGGAGTCCTCCTACATCACCGGGCAGCCGTTCGTGATCGACGGCGGGTGGCTGGCGGGCGTGAGCGTCGTCTGA
- a CDS encoding response regulator transcription factor, translating into MRTSRKLSVALACPEGTWPHPDWPAPDDPYVERVVSLRPPPPFRIPGGVDVVVLRCAEPVDALRELRAGGVPLIVIAPHRDAETIVEVFRGGAGYLVEGDYCTCMLSSAVVGATIGHTYLSPAACAALREGARRASSTHDTALERLRGRLSPRERQIMELLSTGLGAQEIGLRLRLSEKTVRNNLSNIYAKLDARGSTDAVLRWLGAAPVLRI; encoded by the coding sequence GTGCGCACTTCCCGGAAACTCTCCGTCGCCCTCGCCTGCCCCGAGGGCACCTGGCCGCATCCCGACTGGCCGGCCCCGGACGACCCGTACGTCGAGCGGGTGGTGAGCCTGCGCCCGCCCCCGCCCTTCCGTATCCCGGGCGGCGTGGACGTCGTCGTCCTGCGCTGCGCCGAACCGGTTGACGCCCTGCGGGAGTTGCGGGCCGGCGGCGTGCCGCTGATCGTGATCGCTCCGCACCGGGACGCCGAGACCATCGTGGAGGTGTTCCGGGGCGGCGCCGGGTATCTGGTCGAGGGCGACTACTGCACCTGCATGCTCTCCTCTGCCGTCGTCGGGGCCACCATCGGGCACACCTACCTCTCCCCGGCGGCCTGCGCGGCCCTGCGCGAGGGGGCCCGCCGGGCGTCGTCCACGCACGACACGGCGCTGGAGCGGCTGCGCGGTAGGCTCTCGCCGCGCGAGCGGCAGATCATGGAGCTGCTGTCGACCGGGCTGGGCGCTCAGGAGATCGGGCTGCGGTTACGGCTGAGCGAGAAGACCGTCCGCAACAACCTCAGCAACATCTACGCCAAGCTGGACGCACGCGGCAGCACGGACGCGGTCCTGAGGTGGCTGGGAGCCGCGCCCGTGCTTCGCATCTGA
- a CDS encoding TIGR03619 family F420-dependent LLM class oxidoreductase — protein MAYGIQLPVQSQSTIYAEPWEAAAGPEDLLAVARAADRAGFAYLACCDHVAIPRRLASAMSTVWYDPVATLAFLAAATERTRLLSHVAVVGLRHPLLTAKQYATLDHLSGGRLVLGVGAGHVREEFEALGADFERRGAVLDESIDALRAALGPQEFPEHHGKLYDFEGLGQRPRPAQDRVPLWVGGSSPAALRRAALKGDGWLPQGDPRDLLPDRIARIRRLREEAGIEGPFTVGAIAEPLYVGTAGWDVGRRTLGGPADAIAESLRAFSAMGVDQVQVRFRSRSRDELAQQIGQFGEEVAPLLS, from the coding sequence CTGGCCTACGGGATCCAGCTCCCGGTCCAGTCCCAGAGCACGATCTACGCCGAACCCTGGGAAGCCGCCGCCGGACCCGAGGACCTCCTCGCCGTCGCCCGCGCCGCCGACCGCGCCGGCTTCGCCTACCTGGCGTGCTGCGACCACGTCGCCATCCCGCGCCGCCTCGCCTCCGCGATGAGCACGGTCTGGTACGACCCGGTCGCCACCCTCGCCTTCCTCGCGGCGGCCACCGAGCGGACCCGGCTGCTCAGCCACGTCGCCGTGGTGGGGCTGCGGCATCCGCTGCTCACCGCCAAGCAGTACGCCACCCTCGACCATCTGTCGGGCGGCCGGCTGGTCCTCGGGGTCGGGGCCGGGCATGTCCGGGAGGAGTTCGAGGCGCTGGGGGCCGACTTCGAGCGGCGCGGGGCCGTGCTGGACGAGTCGATCGACGCCCTGCGCGCCGCCCTCGGGCCGCAGGAGTTCCCCGAACACCACGGCAAGCTGTACGACTTCGAGGGACTCGGGCAGCGGCCCCGCCCGGCGCAGGACCGTGTCCCCCTCTGGGTCGGCGGGTCCTCGCCCGCCGCCCTGCGACGGGCCGCGCTCAAGGGCGACGGCTGGCTGCCGCAGGGAGACCCGAGGGACCTGCTGCCGGACCGGATCGCGCGGATACGGCGGCTCAGGGAAGAGGCCGGGATCGAGGGGCCGTTCACCGTGGGCGCCATCGCCGAGCCCCTGTACGTCGGGACGGCGGGCTGGGACGTCGGGCGGCGGACGCTCGGCGGGCCCGCCGACGCCATCGCCGAGTCGTTGCGGGCCTTTTCCGCGATGGGGGTGGACCAGGTCCAGGTGCGGTTCCGCAGCCGCAGCCGGGACGAACTCGCCCAGCAGATCGGGCAGTTCGGGGAGGAGGTCGCGCCGCTGCTGTCGTAA
- a CDS encoding amidohydrolase family protein — MDNHESTFPLIISVDDHTVEPATVWQDRLPEKYRGAGPRIVRAPVKEMTFLGGRFKPVMGGPGDEGPVGDWWVYEDLRRPLTRLDTAVGYDRDEIRLEVITYEQMRPGSYDVPARLADMDVNHVQSALCFPTFPRFCGQTFTEAKDHELGLLCVRAYNDWMVEEWCGPKAHGRLIPLTLIPLWDPELAAEEVRRNAARGVRAVAFSEIPPYLGLPSIHTDDWDPFLAACDETGTVVAMHIGSSSRMPSTSADAPPAVGSTITFANCCFSMVDWLMSGKFEQFPNLKVMYAEGQIGWIPYILERADVVWEENRGWGGVADKVHRPPSELFAEHVYGCFFDDAFGLRNLDAIGVGNVLYETDYPHSDSTWPKSREVGEAQMGHLDPEVVERIVRRNAIELLGLTDDGLWDGAR, encoded by the coding sequence ATGGACAACCACGAGAGCACGTTTCCGCTGATCATCTCCGTGGACGACCACACGGTGGAGCCCGCGACCGTCTGGCAGGACCGGCTCCCGGAGAAGTACCGGGGCGCCGGACCGCGGATCGTTCGTGCGCCCGTGAAGGAGATGACGTTCCTCGGCGGGCGTTTCAAGCCCGTCATGGGCGGGCCCGGCGACGAGGGTCCCGTCGGCGACTGGTGGGTCTACGAGGACCTCCGCCGGCCCCTGACCCGCCTCGACACCGCCGTCGGGTACGACAGGGACGAGATACGCCTGGAGGTCATCACCTACGAGCAGATGAGGCCCGGTTCCTACGACGTCCCGGCCCGGCTCGCCGACATGGACGTCAACCACGTCCAGTCCGCCCTCTGCTTCCCGACGTTCCCGCGTTTTTGCGGCCAGACCTTCACCGAGGCGAAGGACCACGAGCTGGGCCTGCTCTGCGTCCGCGCCTACAACGACTGGATGGTGGAGGAATGGTGCGGGCCGAAGGCGCACGGGCGGCTCATCCCGCTCACCCTCATCCCCCTGTGGGACCCCGAACTGGCGGCCGAGGAGGTCCGGCGCAACGCCGCACGCGGTGTCCGTGCCGTCGCCTTCTCCGAGATACCGCCGTACCTCGGGCTCCCCTCCATCCACACCGACGACTGGGACCCCTTCCTCGCCGCGTGCGACGAGACCGGCACGGTCGTCGCCATGCACATCGGCAGCAGCAGCCGTATGCCCTCCACCTCCGCCGACGCCCCGCCCGCCGTCGGCTCCACCATCACCTTCGCCAACTGCTGCTTCTCGATGGTCGACTGGCTGATGAGCGGCAAGTTCGAGCAGTTCCCGAATCTGAAAGTGATGTACGCGGAGGGGCAGATCGGCTGGATCCCCTACATCCTGGAGCGGGCCGATGTCGTGTGGGAGGAGAACCGCGGCTGGGGCGGCGTCGCCGACAAGGTGCACCGGCCGCCGTCCGAGCTGTTCGCCGAGCACGTCTACGGCTGCTTCTTCGACGACGCCTTCGGGCTGCGCAACCTGGACGCCATCGGGGTCGGGAACGTCCTCTACGAGACCGACTATCCCCACTCCGACTCCACCTGGCCCAAGTCCCGCGAGGTCGGCGAGGCGCAGATGGGGCACCTGGACCCGGAGGTGGTGGAGCGGATCGTGCGGCGGAACGCGATCGAGCTGCTGGGGCTGACCGACGACGGGCTGTGGGACGGGGCGCGGTGA